One window of the Amycolatopsis mediterranei genome contains the following:
- a CDS encoding NADH-quinone oxidoreductase subunit M: protein MTWLLILILVPLAGSLVLAFLKGNDRAAVLAALGFSILEFLLVIPFWLSYTASGPRLQMTSSFDWIPSFGVHIAFGTDGISLIMIAVIALLVPIVVGGLGTLDKLPPGRSAGGFLSLILLQEALTIGVFAATDVFLFYVLFEIMLIPMYFLIGGYGGANRQYAAVKFFLYSFLGGLIMLASAIGAYSLAADKLGKGTFDWATLVTVVRDAPLSTQIWLFLGFFLAFAIKAPLVPFHTWLPDAAGEAPIGVAVLLVGVLDKVGTFGFLRYCLPMFPDASRTLAPLVLVLSVIGVLYGSILAAGQRDMKRFIAYVSIAHFGFISLGIFAFNEQAMVGSATYMLNHSLATGMLIVVIGLVIARGGSSRISDYGGMAKVTPLLAGLFLLAGLSTLSLPGTNSFVSEFLVLIGSFVDQPVYTILATVGMVLAAAYVLWLYQRVFQGPVRGDALVGVGGGPGTAIAPELGAKKAIRDLNGREIAILAPLVVLILVLGFYPKPVLDTVTPTVQQTLSAVQGGK from the coding sequence ATGACCTGGTTGCTCATCCTCATCCTGGTGCCGCTCGCCGGCTCGCTGGTGCTGGCGTTCCTCAAGGGGAACGACCGCGCCGCGGTGCTGGCCGCGCTCGGGTTCTCCATCCTCGAGTTCCTGCTGGTGATCCCGTTCTGGCTCAGCTACACGGCATCCGGCCCCCGGCTGCAGATGACGTCGAGCTTCGACTGGATCCCCAGTTTCGGCGTGCACATCGCGTTCGGCACCGACGGCATCTCGCTGATCATGATCGCGGTGATCGCGCTGCTGGTGCCGATCGTCGTCGGCGGGCTCGGCACGCTGGACAAGCTGCCGCCGGGCCGCAGCGCGGGCGGGTTCCTCTCGCTGATCCTGCTGCAGGAAGCCCTCACGATCGGCGTGTTCGCCGCGACCGACGTCTTCCTGTTCTACGTGCTGTTCGAGATCATGCTGATCCCGATGTACTTCCTGATCGGCGGCTACGGCGGCGCGAACCGGCAGTACGCGGCGGTGAAGTTCTTCCTCTACTCGTTCCTCGGCGGCCTGATCATGCTGGCGTCGGCGATCGGGGCGTACTCGCTGGCGGCGGACAAGCTCGGCAAGGGCACGTTCGACTGGGCCACGCTGGTGACGGTGGTGCGCGACGCGCCGCTGTCCACGCAGATCTGGCTGTTCCTCGGGTTCTTCCTGGCCTTCGCGATCAAGGCGCCGCTGGTGCCGTTCCACACCTGGCTGCCGGACGCGGCGGGGGAGGCGCCGATCGGCGTCGCCGTCCTGCTGGTCGGCGTGCTGGACAAGGTCGGCACGTTCGGGTTCCTGCGCTACTGCCTGCCGATGTTCCCCGACGCGAGCCGGACCCTGGCGCCGCTGGTGCTGGTGCTCTCGGTGATCGGCGTCCTCTACGGATCGATCCTCGCCGCGGGGCAGCGGGACATGAAGCGGTTCATCGCCTACGTCTCGATCGCGCACTTCGGTTTCATCTCGCTCGGCATCTTCGCGTTCAACGAGCAGGCGATGGTCGGCTCGGCGACGTACATGCTGAACCACAGCCTCGCGACCGGCATGCTGATCGTGGTGATCGGCCTGGTGATCGCGCGCGGCGGGTCGTCGCGCATTTCGGACTACGGTGGCATGGCGAAGGTGACTCCGCTGCTGGCGGGCCTGTTCCTCCTCGCCGGTCTGTCCACTTTGTCCCTGCCGGGCACCAACTCGTTCGTCTCGGAGTTCCTGGTGCTCATCGGGTCCTTTGTGGACCAGCCGGTGTACACGATCCTCGCCACGGTGGGCATGGTCCTGGCCGCGGCGTACGTCCTGTGGCTCTACCAGCGGGTCTTCCAGGGCCCGGTCCGCGGTGATGCGCTTGTGGGTGTCGGCGGCGGACCCGGCACGGCGATCGCGCCGGAACTGGGTGCGAAGAAGGCCATCCGCGACCTCAACGGCCGTGAGATCGCGATCCTCGCGCCGCTGGTCGTGCTGATCCTCGTCCTCGGCTTCTACCCGAAGCCGGTGCTCGACACAGTCACCCCGACGGTGCAGCAGACGCTGTCCGCGGTCCAGGGAGGCAAGTAA
- the nuoN gene encoding NADH-quinone oxidoreductase subunit NuoN encodes MLDILLTQAQPPIVTPSVDYNAVLPVLIIFGAACVSVLVEAFASKRSRFGVQVGLSLLAIVAAGAWLIKYAVSDSPAGGVTTFSGAISIDRPALFLWGTLLALAVGAVLLISDRVVEPGGALVAQAGIRPGTVQDRAQTATVMQTEVFPLTLFALGGMMAFCASNDLLTMFIALEVLSLPLYLMCGLARRRRLLSQEAAVKYFLLGAFSSAFFLYGLALLYGYANSVKLGDIAAAAAGSDRSDTLLFAGLGLLVVGLLFKGSVGPFHTWTPDVYQGAPTPVTAFMAACTKVAAFGGILRVLSVAFSSTSWEWRGVLWGVAIISMVIGAVLGLTQTDVKRMVAYSSIAHAGFLLVGAIAMTKDGLSSTLFYLLAYGFTTLAAFGVISLVRDSSGEATHLSAWAGLAKRSPLVAGVFTFLLLALAGIPLTSGFVGKFVVFSAALSDGMAPLVVIALVFSAVAAFFYLRVIVLMYFSEPAADGPSVSVPGFGTGTAIFLGTAVTLVLGLVPAFALGWAGSGGFAF; translated from the coding sequence GTGCTCGACATCCTCCTGACGCAGGCGCAGCCGCCGATCGTGACGCCGTCGGTGGACTACAACGCCGTGCTGCCGGTGCTGATCATCTTCGGCGCGGCGTGCGTCAGCGTGCTGGTCGAGGCGTTCGCCTCGAAGCGCTCGCGGTTCGGCGTGCAGGTCGGGCTGAGCTTGCTGGCGATCGTCGCCGCGGGCGCCTGGCTGATCAAGTACGCGGTCTCCGACTCGCCGGCGGGCGGCGTGACGACGTTCAGCGGCGCGATCTCGATCGACCGGCCGGCGTTGTTCCTCTGGGGCACGCTGCTGGCGCTGGCGGTCGGCGCGGTGCTGCTCATTTCGGATCGGGTGGTCGAGCCGGGTGGCGCGCTCGTCGCCCAGGCCGGCATCCGCCCGGGCACGGTCCAGGACCGCGCCCAGACGGCGACGGTCATGCAGACCGAGGTGTTCCCGCTGACGCTGTTCGCGCTCGGCGGCATGATGGCGTTCTGCGCGTCGAACGACCTGCTGACGATGTTCATCGCGCTGGAAGTGCTGTCGCTGCCGCTGTACCTGATGTGCGGCCTCGCGCGTCGCCGCCGCCTGCTGTCCCAGGAAGCGGCGGTCAAGTACTTCCTGCTGGGCGCGTTCTCCTCGGCGTTCTTCCTGTACGGGCTGGCGCTGCTGTACGGCTACGCGAACTCGGTGAAGCTGGGCGACATCGCGGCCGCGGCGGCGGGTTCGGACCGGTCGGACACGCTGCTGTTCGCCGGGCTGGGGCTGCTGGTGGTCGGCCTGCTGTTCAAGGGTTCGGTCGGCCCGTTCCACACGTGGACGCCGGACGTCTACCAGGGAGCACCGACGCCGGTGACGGCGTTCATGGCGGCGTGCACGAAGGTCGCGGCGTTCGGCGGGATCCTGCGGGTGCTGTCGGTGGCGTTCTCGTCGACTTCGTGGGAGTGGCGTGGGGTCCTGTGGGGCGTGGCGATCATCTCGATGGTGATCGGCGCGGTGCTGGGCCTGACGCAGACGGACGTCAAGCGCATGGTGGCGTATTCGTCGATCGCCCACGCGGGTTTCCTGCTGGTGGGCGCGATCGCGATGACCAAGGACGGGTTGTCGAGCACGCTGTTCTACCTGCTGGCGTACGGCTTCACGACGCTGGCGGCGTTCGGCGTGATCAGCCTGGTCCGGGATTCCTCGGGTGAAGCAACCCACCTCTCGGCGTGGGCCGGGTTGGCCAAGCGGTCGCCGCTGGTGGCGGGGGTCTTCACGTTCTTGCTGCTGGCGCTGGCCGGGATTCCGCTCACGTCCGGGTTCGTGGGGAAGTTCGTGGTGTTCTCGGCGGCGCTTTCGGACGGCATGGCCCCGCTGGTGGTGATCGCCCTGGTGTTCAGCGCGGTGGCGGCGTTCTTCTACCTGCGCGTGATCGTCCTGATGTACTTCTCCGAGCCGGCGGCGGACGGGCCATCGGTGTCGGTCCCGGGCTTCGGCACGGGAACGGCGATCTTCCTGGGCACGGCGGTGACGCTGGTGCTGGGCCTGGTCCCGGCGTTCGCGCTCGGCTGGGCCGGTTCGGGCGGGTTCGCTTTCTGA
- a CDS encoding ESX secretion-associated protein EspG, translating into MIADFSLTTLLTAMRNVGCGDPHPVLAKGLRYIPPSAAKQINREAFEELSPHGFIQGDGFTPEFEDLLHVLGDPAQECFAYARDITEQIGVLVAVKGGDKVCVVCRGDQVELTDVRTHPADALVAHLPGCRPADIKPFSLPQEDFRQHPESDIFDDAPARSREAQELDALFQQPHYGVGQLHTEDKTVSYLDLDAGRVGIALADGYISVLPGDPRALSRKLK; encoded by the coding sequence GTGATCGCCGACTTCTCTCTGACCACCCTGCTCACCGCCATGCGCAACGTCGGGTGCGGTGATCCGCATCCCGTCCTCGCGAAAGGGCTGCGCTACATCCCGCCGTCGGCTGCGAAACAGATCAATCGGGAAGCCTTCGAAGAACTCAGCCCCCATGGCTTCATTCAAGGTGACGGCTTCACCCCCGAATTCGAAGACCTTCTGCACGTCCTCGGCGATCCCGCCCAAGAATGCTTCGCCTACGCCCGGGACATCACCGAACAAATCGGCGTCCTCGTCGCCGTCAAAGGCGGGGACAAGGTCTGCGTTGTCTGCCGGGGCGACCAGGTCGAACTCACCGATGTCCGCACCCACCCCGCCGATGCCCTTGTCGCGCACCTGCCCGGCTGCCGGCCCGCGGACATCAAGCCCTTCTCACTTCCCCAAGAAGACTTCCGGCAGCACCCGGAGAGCGACATCTTCGACGACGCTCCCGCCCGCAGCCGGGAAGCGCAGGAACTCGACGCCCTCTTCCAGCAGCCGCACTACGGTGTCGGGCAGCTCCACACCGAGGACAAGACCGTCAGCTACCTCGATCTGGACGCCGGGCGCGTCGGGATCGCCTTGGCCGACGGCTACATCAGCGTCCTGCCCGGGGATCCCCGGGCACTGAGCCGGAAACTGAAATAA
- a CDS encoding PPE domain-containing protein: protein MVTESPLTAAEIYTQITEGEGSRSLSDAQRDADHLTTRMVERAQRISALRAKTMSGWRGDGGAAAADATRPLVQAAADDAVHLENAQTAVGAQMDAFGTAKNSVKPVAAQPPELGVDDVLRAVSGQGTDSYHAKVAGWQADSQANIDAFSAYHSASSANGGQMPSRYAQLADSGAPISMTADDRKAEPTDTGEWARNPRQTQVPAQDRQTVRPGQTRGTEQNQQVTTQQNQQDQQNQQNQQVQQNQQFQQNQQNQVRPGTTNPENTHANSYIPKPVMPAAQGGYEFGPTGQPVGNLTGTGTNFSGGFGPGTGPYAGGGYQPGTGTPGTSTGTGPRPGMPGSGTGTGPGTGNRLNQPGMRAPGSSSGARLPEERLPGANSARGSAGPRGANGLPMGGPVQGRGGKEEDREKKKAPYLQNPDPEETFGGFIEKPMPPVIGENRNRKP from the coding sequence ATGGTCACCGAGTCACCGCTGACCGCAGCCGAGATCTACACACAAATCACGGAAGGTGAAGGCTCCCGCTCTCTCTCCGACGCCCAACGCGACGCCGATCATCTGACCACTCGGATGGTTGAACGGGCCCAGCGGATCAGCGCGCTCCGGGCCAAGACCATGTCCGGCTGGCGCGGTGACGGCGGGGCGGCCGCCGCCGATGCCACTCGGCCCCTTGTTCAAGCCGCCGCTGATGATGCTGTTCATCTCGAGAATGCGCAGACTGCTGTGGGGGCTCAGATGGATGCCTTCGGTACTGCCAAGAACTCCGTCAAGCCTGTTGCCGCTCAGCCTCCTGAGTTGGGGGTTGATGATGTTCTCCGCGCTGTCAGCGGCCAGGGGACGGATTCCTACCACGCCAAAGTTGCTGGCTGGCAAGCCGACAGCCAGGCCAACATCGATGCTTTCAGTGCCTACCACTCCGCCAGTTCGGCCAACGGCGGGCAAATGCCCTCCCGATACGCGCAGCTTGCCGACTCCGGTGCCCCGATCTCCATGACCGCCGACGACAGGAAGGCCGAGCCCACCGATACCGGGGAATGGGCTCGGAATCCTCGTCAGACGCAGGTTCCCGCTCAGGATCGGCAGACCGTTCGGCCCGGACAAACCCGCGGCACGGAGCAGAACCAGCAGGTGACCACCCAGCAGAACCAGCAAGACCAACAGAACCAGCAGAATCAACAAGTCCAGCAGAATCAACAGTTTCAGCAAAACCAGCAGAACCAGGTTCGACCCGGCACCACGAACCCGGAGAACACCCACGCCAACAGCTACATCCCCAAGCCCGTCATGCCCGCCGCTCAGGGTGGCTATGAGTTTGGGCCTACCGGTCAGCCCGTCGGCAACCTGACCGGCACCGGCACGAACTTTTCCGGCGGCTTCGGGCCCGGCACCGGGCCGTACGCAGGCGGTGGATACCAACCGGGAACCGGAACTCCAGGGACCAGCACGGGAACCGGCCCACGACCAGGAATGCCGGGATCCGGCACCGGAACCGGACCAGGAACCGGAAACAGGCTGAACCAGCCCGGCATGCGCGCCCCCGGAAGCAGCTCCGGGGCACGGCTCCCCGAGGAACGCCTTCCCGGCGCCAACTCCGCACGCGGCTCCGCCGGCCCCCGGGGCGCCAACGGCCTGCCCATGGGCGGCCCCGTGCAAGGACGCGGCGGCAAAGAAGAAGACCGCGAAAAGAAAAAGGCCCCCTACCTGCAAAACCCCGATCCCGAAGAAACCTTCGGCGGCTTCATCGAAAAGCCCATGCCGCCGGTCATCGGGGAAAACCGGAACCGAAAACCGTGA
- a CDS encoding DUF3558 domain-containing protein: MRRSLVLLGASLLVLTACSDTRAGTASPVTFSSTQPDAVPGPGVPKVDTPLDTTRFKRTPCESLAAEEVTSLLGSGATAKEELSAPGGPTCNWQPRGTSQATVGIIFNKVNQAGLTAIYEQQGSTFRLFMPVAPVGGLPAVAYGLKDERATSGRCAIAVGTSDHEMIDVSITQSETNVGKSDPCAAAHEVAEKVVENIKGAK; this comes from the coding sequence ATGCGCCGCTCACTTGTACTGCTCGGCGCATCCCTGCTGGTCCTAACGGCGTGCTCAGACACGAGAGCCGGGACGGCTTCGCCCGTGACCTTTTCATCAACTCAGCCGGATGCCGTGCCCGGTCCCGGCGTACCCAAGGTCGATACACCACTGGACACCACCCGATTCAAGCGAACGCCGTGCGAATCCTTGGCCGCTGAAGAAGTCACCTCACTTCTCGGCTCAGGTGCGACAGCCAAGGAGGAGCTGAGCGCACCGGGTGGCCCTACGTGCAACTGGCAACCGAGAGGGACCTCCCAGGCAACTGTCGGCATCATCTTCAACAAGGTGAACCAAGCCGGCCTGACCGCAATTTACGAGCAGCAAGGGTCGACATTTCGCCTCTTCATGCCGGTGGCCCCGGTGGGGGGCCTGCCAGCCGTCGCCTACGGGTTGAAGGATGAGCGTGCCACGAGCGGTCGATGCGCGATCGCTGTTGGGACCAGCGACCACGAGATGATCGACGTTTCCATCACTCAGTCTGAAACGAACGTCGGCAAGAGCGATCCCTGTGCAGCTGCACATGAAGTCGCCGAGAAAGTTGTCGAAAACATCAAGGGGGCGAAGTGA